CAGAAAAGTTCAGGTGCTGAAGGTGAGCGTCTAAAGGAAGCTGCAAACATAAACAAATCATTGTCCACGTTAGGGTACTGCAACCATTACCAAATTTTGTTGGCACCCATCAGTGTTTtcttcccatatatatatatattcgttTTGGCTTAATGCTTTCTGTCAATATAATGAATGCAAACTATCATTTGCAGTCATGTAATTATGATTCTAGTAGATGTGGCAAACGGGAAACAAAAACATGTTCCTTATAGGGATTCAAGGTTGACCTTCCTTCTTCAGGTTAATTCTAATCTTGTTCCCCTATCTTTTTCTGTATTATCTTTTCAGTCATGATGTAACATATGATACACAATGTGATTCAGGACTCGCTTGGTGGAAATTCAAAAACAATGATCATTGCTAATGTCAGCCCTTCTATCTGGTTGGTTCACTTGTTTGAAATCACTATCATATTGTTTCAGCTTTGCCAATTTCTCACAAAGTTACAATGAGGCTTTCTTTAATTTCTACATTTTGCAGCTGTTCAGCTGAAACACTGAGTACTTTAAAATTTGCTCAGAGAGCAAAACTTATCCAGAATAATGTAAGCTTGTTGCTGACTTTCTGTATTCATGTACTACGGTTGACTTCTCCAAGGCATTGATCAGTTTCACTAATTTATGAACTTCATTATGGTCAATAGGCTATTGTGAACGAAGATTCCACTGGGGATGTCATTGCACTACAGCATCAAATACGGCTTTTAAAGGCGTGATATCATATATGACAACTCATTtattatattcttttttttttgccAGTGACTTGTACTAAAATTACTGGGTCATTTGTGGAATAGGAGGAGCTTTCTCTTCTAAAACGTCAAAATGTCTTCAGATCTTTGTCATTTGGTTCAACTGGCAAAGATACGACTCAAGTAAAAGATGCTGCTTGCTCTGAAAACATGCATGTAACAGATCAACAGCAGGTTGATGGCCTGCTTGGATTTGAATCAAAAGACATAATTAGAATGTCCACTGAGCAGGTATACTACGTCATTTTGTGTTATGATAATTCAGCAAATAGCAATATAATATGATAATTATATGAAAATGGGACTAATTAACTTTAGAGCTGATACAGATTATgagcatttatttttatttaattagaaagtGGCTTCTTTTAAGTGACATGATGAGGTAGACATTTGTTTTACCCACTAATAGGTAACATTTAAAGTGAAACACTGTAATTTAGTGTGTTATTTAGTTGTTGTCGAGATGTTTCCTATCCCTACCGTACTGATTTGAAAACCATCAGCTTGGATGTTGTGCCTTATTTCCTCCATATTAATTTTTAGATTTGGCATGTATTACatattactaaaattaatatCCAAACAGTTGAATTCTTTGGAGACAACACTTGCTGGTGCATTGAGAAGAGAACAGATGGCAGAGACACACATCAAGAAACTTGAAGCtaaaattgagcagttgaacTGCTTGGTAAATTATTTTACTTATattgatatatatatttttggagtgaagtttattttttattttttatatttttccccCTTTCCATTTACCTGTTGAACTGTAAACTCTACCTGGCATTGACTGTTAGGTTTGTCAAAGAGAGGAAGAGACCAGGATCACAAAAATGATGCTCAGATGTCGGGAAGACAAAATTCAAAGAATGGAGTCAATTCTTGGTGATTCATTATCTCAAGATACTTATTTGCTTGAAGAGAACAGGGCCCTCTGTGAAGAGATCCAGTTGCTTCAAGCTAAAGTAGATAAAAATCCTGAAATAACTCGCTTTGCAATGGAGAATATAAGGCTTTTGGACCAACTCAAAaggttttttctttgtttttgcaTCAAAGTATGGTCTAGATgttcattttttattaatttttcactGTGCCTATAATAGATTTCAAGAATTCTatcaagaaggagagagagaaatACTCTTGGATAAAGTATCCAAACTTCAGGAACAGGTTTGCGTGGAATTGGATGCAAaatcaaaattttgttttgtttgatTTGTTGTATGGAACCTCTGAAATTAAAATGCCATTTTCTGCAGCTGCCTCATTATCTTGATGGGAAATCTATACGACATAACCATCCCAATGTCAATGGCCAACCTCAGGTTTGTACTGTTACCTTCTTGATTCTTCCTGGTTTTCCTATCTCAACATACATTAGTTGATGTAGGAAGGACAGGAAATAGCTTTGGAGCTTGTAGTTTTGTTGCATTCTCTTTTAACTATTTTTTATGCCACCTGATGAGTGCTAAGATTTTGAAAGTAATGCCAAGTAGCtagaatttttctttttcttactgGTTTTATACCTTTTCCCCCTTATTGACTCAGGAATCTATGTGCATCAGCAACAAAGACAATTCTCTCCATTTAGAGGTTGCTACTACTTTCTTAACAAGAAATATTACACTTTTTTCTCCttgaaattttttaatatatgtcACACTCACTTTCCATTTTTGTCAGTTAAAGAACAGTCTCAATGAGTTAGAGGAGTGCAGGTGTAAGTTAAGTTCTTGCTTAGAGGATAACAAAAAACTAAGTAGGTGAGGAATTCTAGTGCCTTTTTAAGTTCATTTGGAATTCTGTTTTACATTCATTTACATTCATGATGGAATTTTGATTTCATGATCTTTTGTAGAGAAACACATGATCTGCAGCTTATGTTAGACAATCTCAAATCTACTGCCCAGGATAAAGATGACAACGTCAAAAACATTAAGGTAACTTTTAGTTTTGGATTATCTAGGTTCATGAAAAGATGGATACTGTTTTAATATGTCGCACACTTGACAAGTAGGTATCTCAGCTAAGTCATATTTATATCAGTGTGTATATGCTCTTGGTTTTTTCTTTGGTTTATCTACATTGCGCACATCTTGAAGCCTATTCATGATTTTCAGGATCCATCAGAAGCTCTTACTTCTGAATTTGGCATGCTTAGGGGAGTTAAGAATGGGGGGGAAAGCATGCATATTATATCAGTAATGAAACATGCGGAAGAAGTCTTGGATTTACAGCTGCAATTGGATATATTGAAGATTATTCTCGAAGAAGAGAGATCAATCCGTGGTGAAGTAGAAGAAAGGACAGCATGCTTGAGTAGAGAACTTGAACTGGCCAATGAAAAGCTTCTGTTTGTAAGCAAGCAACATGGAGAAGCAACTCATGAATTGAAAGAGGCAAAGTTAGTTGTTGAAGCCCTTGAGTCTCAACAAATACTGACGATAAATGAGATGGAAGACCTGAGGAAAAGTAACAGTCACTATTTGGAGCTTTTGCATGAAAAAGAGTTTGAAATAATGGAACTGAAAGAGCAACTTTCTCGACAAGATTTAAGAGATTATCCATCTGACCGGTTAGATGGTAAGGACTCTATTTTACAAATGAAACTGAAGAGGATGCAAGATTCACTTGAGAAGGCCAAGAAACTGAATATTTGGTACCGAAATGATCATGCTTTTCAGGCAACCAATGAAgaagaaatggatgaagtccGTAGGCAGGCAGAAGCTGAAACTGTTGAGGTTATTGTTTGTATGCAGGAAGAACTATCCATTCTTCAGCAGCAGGTCCACAATTGCCATTTGAAAGAGATTGAGACTAATAAAGTTGTAATGCTTCTAGAAAATGAGTTGAAGGAGCTGAAGGGAGAGTTAAACCTCTTAACTAAAGACAACAAAGAGTTGCATGGAAAGTTAGAGAGTAAAGATGGAGAATTGAGAACATTATCTGATGAGTGGGAACTGTTGGCTTGTGAAATAGCAGAAATTGTTGCAGATGGGCTAGAGGCACTTACCGATGCCTCTGATCAGCTCAAACATATCTCTACCACCTTTCCACATAAAAGGATTTGGATCTCTGAACAAGTTGGCAGGTTAATTAGAATCATCTCTGAAAAGGAGTTCCTGATTGAAGAACTCAGCAAATGTTTAGAAGACGCAAACAATAAAAGAAGTGATGCAGAGTGTATGCTTAAGTCTTTGAGAGGAGCAGTACTGGTGATCAATGAAGCACATTTACAGGAGTGCAATGAAAAGGAGAAAGAAAATTTTCTCTTGAAGTCTCTGTTAAAAGAgaaaacaactacaattgcagagctGGAGGATAAAGTGAAGCTGGCAGAACTTCATGCTACTAAGTCATCAGTTTGTGCGACAGCTGCTTTTGTGATTGTGAATAGGTTTTCAGAATTGAATGTTAATAATCTCAATAAGTTAAAGTGCAAGAATTTACAACCTTGTGACTCAGCAGAGATTAATCAAAGGAAAGATGCCCTTGTCAAAGATCAGGCTGCTTCTATTAACGAGGCAGAGGAAAAAGTCcttgtataaattttgataaGGCACAGCAATCAATGGTTAAACTGAAGGTTAGCCCAAAGAGAAAACTGTTGTTATCTTTGGTCTAAAGTTGACGGCTATTCAGAATTGAATCTTCTACTGGAAACTGAAGATGGCAGGGTGGTACAGGAAGCATTTGTCACTCTATTGAAACATCAGGCAGCAGGAATAGCAAAACCTGTGTCCAATATAAGCCCTGCAGTTGCTGAAGAGGCACTTGAACTGATGAAAAATAGACTCGCTTCCCTGGAAAGAGAATGTCTAGATTTAAGGTAAATACATGCACATCAAATAACAAATTTATATGTCATTTGACAGGGaatgcttctttttttttttttttttggcaaataCAATTTGTGATCACTATCAAGCATGTGCAATTACATACTATGGTTGCAAATTAACGAAGTTCTAATCTCTATTACAGAACAGAATTACCAAGAAAGAATTCGGTTGTCTGAGAAACATTACCAACAAACTGGAGAACGGATAAGAACTACAAAACTCCGAGAAGAGGCCAAACTCCTTTATTAGACCGATAGCACTAGTTGCCTATGCAAGGAGATGGGTATTTAGCCTTGTGCTAGCAATTATAACAGCAGAAGCCAAGCCAAGCTTTGGATGTGTTCATGTAGTTCTTCTTATTCTGATTCGTCTGATCAAGCTGTGTATCAATTCTTTTCTCAATCtggatatcattttttttttcttggtttaTTCTGTATTAccgtgtaaataaataaatatataattcaatGGAAATTGATAATTGCCATCTTTTACTTGCTCTATACATTCCACATTAAGTTTAATGTCTTGAATTCAGATTTACCTTCTCTATCTCTGCATGGAATCTATAGGATATGATTGAAGGGAAAGTTGAGTAATGGAGAGAAATGTAAAGAGTgatcaattattttaattttttttaaatgggtGCAAAAATGTTAAAATTTGGGGTTTGGGAAGGAAATTTGATAATAAGAGAGAGAGCCTTTAATTACTTTCATTACATGCTGCTCAATCGATTAGTTATGAAATACCAACGTTATATTTTGTGTTCAACGACAGAACATACTTGTCGTTTGCATTGGAGAaccattatttaataataaaacaaCATGACATCCCAGACAACATTATCCCCAATAAGGATTGCCAGTGCTGGTCTGTCAGCTTCAAACGTCAATGGAGACCAAACACAGCAAACCTTCTtttcttatatatttatatatattcgagagaaagaagaaaaaacgGAAATTTTCCTAGCCCATTAAATTATTGATGTTATTCCTATTCAATTTCTGTCCAAATTCCAAATCCCACTAGGCCACTACAAGAGAAAGAAGAAAGAATGGAAATTTTCCTAGCCCGTAAAATTATTGAAGCTATTCCTATTCAAATTCTGTCCAAATTCCAAATCCCACTAGGCCACTACAAGACAATAATCTAGGGTTTTGGCATTTGTTTGTTGCTTTCTCATGACAAGAATAAATTTCACATGAGTACTTCGAAATGCCGACtttattctttatttctttctgaTTAAAACCCCAAATTTCATATCTTCACTAAAAGCATCCGATCCTAGGATCACCAACTTCACCTATAAAAGCCTTCTTTTTTGTTCAATTCTGTAGCATTTTATAGAGAAAGATGAGCACTTCAGTTTTCAACTCAGTTTGCTTTGATCGAGGGTGCTTGTGGAAGGTCAGTGCTCGAAATGGGTGGGTTGTAACTtctataagttttttttttttttttttaaataaataatgaaaGAGGAATTGAGTGATGCTTAGCAATGTGCATATGAATTCAGGGTGAAGTGAAATTCTCAAAGTTGGGCAAACGTAATGAGGATAGGCTCTATGTTGGAAGATCCACGTTATTGTCTCCCAGAAGCTTGCAGATTAGAAATTCTAAGCAGGAAAAGGATGTTCGTGTTGCTCTTCTTGGAGCTAGTGGTTACACTGGTGCAGAGGTTTGTGCGTTTCTATTTTTCCATTTCCCCCCTTGTTATGTGCCAATTCCGGAAATCAGAAGAACAAGAAAGAACAAGAACTCAGGGAGGGATTCTAGAGAGAAAACTCAGGAATCTTTGATTATTCTTCCATAATTATCCATACAACAAAGGGAGTTACCTTACTAACTAACTGATTTAACAAACTCCAGCTAAGCCATTCCCGTAGCCAATCATTCTCCATTTGCTGTTGAGCT
The Hevea brasiliensis isolate MT/VB/25A 57/8 chromosome 18, ASM3005281v1, whole genome shotgun sequence genome window above contains:
- the LOC110643550 gene encoding kinesin-like protein KIN-12D gives rise to the protein MLRDFKFLRRNSGKQSEEIENVPVNPRYSLASQARADSSRPPLNTIQVPAPILHPPNPKFEQEAVNARSKIDRTPAKPKPKNCDSTLPPDKYGGVGFHTKNQLGWTQGNGPSSTPSDSRDEMRPDINNYSVLLNHGGLPNITPRSTRRPTSSHSETNSTQSTPTKSVSKPPSLGFRSKYDGVIGGGRMGNFTALYRGIPVSSGSSTAVVNTVEVPHFDLKEDPSFWMDHNVQVLVRVRPLSSMEKSMHGYSRCLKQENAQSITWIGQPETRFTFDHVACESVDQEMLFRMACLPMVENCLSGYNSCMFAYGQTGSGKTYTMLGEIDDLEVKPSQRRGLTPRIFEFLFARIQAEEESRRDERLKYNCKCSFLEIYNEQITDLLDPSSTNLLLREDVKQGVYVENLSEFEVRTVSDILKLLTQGSVNRKVAATNMNRQSSRSHSVFTCVIESRWEKDSTTNLRFARLNLVDLAGSERQKSSGAEGERLKEAANINKSLSTLGHVIMILVDVANGKQKHVPYRDSRLTFLLQDSLGGNSKTMIIANVSPSICCSAETLSTLKFAQRAKLIQNNAIVNEDSTGDVIALQHQIRLLKEELSLLKRQNVFRSLSFGSTGKDTTQVKDAACSENMHVTDQQQVDGLLGFESKDIIRMSTEQLNSLETTLAGALRREQMAETHIKKLEAKIEQLNCLVCQREEETRITKMMLRCREDKIQRMESILGDSLSQDTYLLEENRALCEEIQLLQAKVDKNPEITRFAMENIRLLDQLKRFQEFYQEGEREILLDKVSKLQEQLPHYLDGKSIRHNHPNVNGQPQESMCISNKDNSLHLELKNSLNELEECRCKLSSCLEDNKKLSRETHDLQLMLDNLKSTAQDKDDNVKNIKDPSEALTSEFGMLRGVKNGGESMHIISVMKHAEEVLDLQLQLDILKIILEEERSIRGEVEERTACLSRELELANEKLLFVSKQHGEATHELKEAKLVVEALESQQILTINEMEDLRKSNSHYLELLHEKEFEIMELKEQLSRQDLRDYPSDRLDGKDSILQMKLKRMQDSLEKAKKLNIWYRNDHAFQATNEEEMDEVRRQAEAETVEVIVCMQEELSILQQQVHNCHLKEIETNKVVMLLENELKELKGELNLLTKDNKELHGKLESKDGELRTLSDEWELLACEIAEIVADGLEALTDASDQLKHISTTFPHKRIWISEQVGRLIRIISEKEFLIEELSKCLEDANNKRSDAECMLKSLRGAVLVINEAHLQECNEKEKENFLLKSLLKEKTTTIAELEDKVKLAELHATKSSVCATAAFVIVNRFSELNVNNLNKLKCKNLQPCDSAEINQRKDALVKDQAASINEAEEKVLV